One Paraglaciecola mesophila genomic region harbors:
- a CDS encoding PEP-CTERM sorting domain-containing protein yields MKRYFTLLMMMVTLCTGTFASASIIALPNDGNLADSVVGDSGWLNEDTFGDALDFVTFEVTTDSLLSVTSSALINLGVSVYQGTLVNDFGIPFSNSGDFTDLFSQLTYIVGNDPFLPSLGGSLTDVSLVAGAYTLAIGGNEGFFDTFTDFTYNLTVALDEVPVPAPSTLLIFVLGLAGIAIRKRA; encoded by the coding sequence ATGAAACGCTATTTTACTTTACTCATGATGATGGTGACGCTTTGTACTGGCACATTCGCATCAGCCTCTATTATTGCTTTACCAAACGATGGCAACTTAGCTGACTCAGTAGTGGGTGACAGCGGCTGGCTGAATGAAGACACTTTCGGGGACGCATTGGATTTTGTTACGTTTGAGGTCACGACAGATTCACTGCTTTCTGTTACCAGTTCTGCGTTAATTAACCTCGGCGTCAGCGTGTATCAAGGTACGTTGGTCAATGATTTTGGTATTCCATTTTCAAACAGTGGAGACTTTACTGATCTGTTTAGTCAATTAACGTACATCGTTGGCAACGACCCTTTCTTACCTAGTTTGGGCGGTAGTTTAACTGACGTATCTTTAGTCGCTGGTGCATATACGTTAGCAATTGGAGGAAACGAAGGTTTTTTTGATACGTTCACGGATTTTACCTACAACCTGACGGTAGCGCTTGATGAGGTGCCTGTTCCAGCACCAAGCACCTTGCTAATATTTGTGCTTGGTTTAGCAGGTATAGCTATTCGTAAACGTGCTTAA
- a CDS encoding DUF6515 family protein, whose translation MKTQWLLPLTVSLMVAPLLGHAQHRDERQEQHQNKQHTAPVVVNKTVVNKTVVNKAVVNRVATKNHMAHKRVVYKTGAVVQRAPAKGVSLHFGGLSFIFHDGLYYRHYKQGYKVVRPPVGLTVRYLPAGYERIVARGRTYYFAQGIYYVFDDGAYRVINEPDDTLIYQYDTDNDESTIVAHSVESQQYANQTSGFVLGKTYGSLPPSANPVTVNGQQYFQYRDIYFLPQSAGGDVRYLALKLN comes from the coding sequence ATGAAAACACAATGGTTATTACCGCTTACCGTCAGCTTAATGGTTGCTCCTTTATTAGGTCATGCACAACATCGAGATGAGCGTCAGGAGCAGCACCAGAATAAACAACATACTGCCCCTGTTGTTGTAAATAAAACAGTCGTGAATAAAACAGTCGTGAATAAAGCAGTCGTAAACAGAGTCGCGACGAAAAACCATATGGCGCATAAGCGTGTGGTGTATAAAACGGGCGCGGTCGTGCAACGAGCACCTGCCAAAGGAGTGTCGCTACATTTTGGCGGCTTGTCGTTTATTTTTCATGATGGCCTGTACTACCGCCATTATAAACAAGGCTATAAAGTGGTGCGTCCACCTGTTGGGCTAACCGTGCGCTATTTACCTGCTGGTTATGAGCGTATCGTTGCTAGAGGTCGAACATATTATTTCGCTCAGGGAATTTACTATGTGTTTGACGACGGTGCTTACCGTGTCATTAACGAACCTGACGATACGCTCATTTATCAATATGACACCGACAATGATGAAAGCACTATTGTTGCGCACTCAGTTGAGAGCCAGCAATATGCCAATCAAACAAGTGGTTTTGTGCTAGGTAAAACGTATGGTTCGCTGCCGCCAAGTGCGAACCCGGTGACAGTGAACGGCCAGCAATATTTTCAATACCGAGATATTTACTTTTTACCTCAATCGGCGGGCGGTGATGTGCGTTACTTGGCGCTAAAGCTGAATTAA
- a CDS encoding twin-arginine translocase TatA/TatE family subunit — protein MFDLSWIELSFVAALALIVIGPKDLPRLFSMLSQVMNKSKRMLNDVKGSVKQLENEINISQGQDSSQWKQYLPKEIQHLPDDFTPGSLPAKVHHERRQAHIAAKEAQNNQQVSVGEEAKPHASIDAELPLPSTEAKRDNI, from the coding sequence ATGTTCGATCTTAGCTGGATAGAGTTAAGTTTTGTCGCGGCTTTGGCTTTGATCGTTATCGGGCCTAAAGATTTACCGCGATTATTTTCGATGCTCAGTCAGGTTATGAACAAATCTAAGCGCATGCTCAATGATGTAAAAGGTAGTGTTAAACAGCTTGAGAATGAAATTAACATCAGTCAAGGGCAAGATAGCAGTCAGTGGAAACAATACTTACCGAAAGAAATTCAACATCTACCCGATGATTTTACCCCAGGATCGCTGCCAGCGAAGGTACATCATGAAAGGCGTCAAGCGCATATTGCAGCCAAAGAGGCACAGAACAATCAACAGGTCAGTGTAGGCGAGGAGGCAAAACCTCATGCAAGCATCGACGCTGAGTTGCCATTGCCAAGCACTGAAGCAAAAAGAGATAACATATGA
- a CDS encoding 5-carboxymethyl-2-hydroxymuconate Delta-isomerase: MPNFVIEYSATLSQQIDEDRLMDSVFEGAKNSGHFPPEAIKLRTQKRKGFRLHGKQKDFLHVSAHILSGRTDEQKSEISNAVLAELKKLTLTSVFVSVEIVDIHRASFVDYEYE; this comes from the coding sequence ATGCCAAATTTTGTTATCGAATATAGCGCCACGCTCAGCCAGCAAATTGATGAAGACAGACTAATGGACAGTGTGTTTGAAGGGGCAAAAAACAGTGGCCACTTTCCACCTGAAGCAATCAAGCTTAGAACACAAAAACGCAAGGGCTTTCGTTTACATGGCAAGCAAAAAGACTTTTTACATGTCTCAGCGCATATTCTTAGCGGCCGCACGGATGAACAAAAAAGCGAAATATCTAACGCTGTGTTAGCTGAGCTTAAAAAGCTAACCTTAACTAGCGTATTTGTGTCGGTAGAAATAGTAGATATTCATCGAGCGAGTTTTGTCGATTATGAGTACGAGTAG
- a CDS encoding xanthine dehydrogenase family protein molybdopterin-binding subunit: MSTLGKITRRTFVIGSAAITGGVLFGVYKYKQPYPNPLEKDLAQGDTALTPYVLINANGVTIISPRAEMGQGVKTTLAALVAEELDVDVQNVKIEHGVPSNAYYNAAVLEEGVPFPPQDTSSTAQMARDFMHVPAKFFGVQVTGGSSSTVDAFEKMRMAGATAREALLLAASAKLNVAKNALSTDNGEVISKDGQRIAYTELASLAASVELPNDVKLKPKSEWKQIGRPIPRVDMVEKCTGTATFGIDVLQKDMLYATIKVNPHLGAKCHAFDANNAAKMKGVKAILPLADVGAAVVATNTWYAFKAAEKIDFDWAKTEYAQTTDELFESAIAAFNEEHQDSQNRNDGDVDAITGAAGDTTIHREYRAPLLAHATMEPMNATAIIKDGQLDVWVGTQMPTYALSEAARVSGIEAQNIRIHTTYLGGGFGRRLEMDFIIYAVMVAKQLEGKPVKVTWSREEDMTHDSYRPFAVARFKGVTQGKNISALDVQVSSPSVMESQMGRLGVSLPGPDSTIVQALWDQAYTIENYRVTGYRVPMGIPVSSWRSVGASQNGFFNESMIDELAIEANADPIEMRLSLITHQPTRNVLETVAKMANWGRDVPENHGLGVALVTSFGVPVAEIVEVVNTPRGIKIVNVYVAADVGIAIDSRNIEAQLISAVNFGLAGAMMGEITLLDGKVQQTNFHNYDAIRMHQAPVIHTKILENGERIRGIGEPGTPPAAPALANAIYAATGLRMREMPFNKHIQFV, from the coding sequence ATGAGCACTTTAGGTAAAATCACCCGACGTACCTTTGTTATCGGCTCTGCAGCCATTACAGGCGGTGTATTATTTGGCGTGTATAAGTACAAGCAACCCTACCCCAACCCTTTAGAGAAAGACTTGGCGCAAGGTGATACCGCCCTGACACCTTACGTGTTAATTAATGCGAATGGCGTAACGATTATCTCCCCTCGGGCTGAAATGGGCCAAGGGGTAAAAACCACACTTGCCGCATTAGTAGCGGAAGAATTAGATGTAGACGTACAGAACGTCAAGATTGAACACGGCGTGCCGTCAAATGCCTATTACAACGCTGCGGTTTTAGAAGAAGGTGTTCCCTTTCCTCCTCAAGACACCAGTAGCACAGCACAAATGGCGCGAGATTTTATGCATGTACCGGCCAAATTCTTCGGTGTGCAAGTTACGGGTGGTTCATCATCCACCGTAGATGCATTTGAAAAGATGCGCATGGCAGGTGCTACGGCCAGAGAAGCCTTGTTGTTAGCGGCAAGTGCCAAGTTAAATGTGGCTAAAAACGCTCTAAGTACAGACAATGGCGAAGTCATATCAAAAGACGGCCAACGCATTGCATACACGGAACTCGCGAGTTTAGCAGCAAGCGTTGAATTACCTAATGACGTAAAGCTCAAGCCAAAAAGCGAGTGGAAACAGATCGGTCGCCCAATTCCTAGAGTCGACATGGTCGAAAAATGTACCGGAACCGCCACCTTTGGTATCGATGTACTGCAAAAAGACATGCTCTACGCCACCATAAAAGTGAACCCACATCTGGGCGCAAAATGTCACGCATTTGATGCGAATAACGCCGCAAAGATGAAAGGCGTTAAAGCGATTTTACCTTTGGCTGATGTAGGCGCTGCTGTGGTGGCAACCAATACCTGGTATGCCTTTAAAGCCGCTGAGAAAATTGATTTTGACTGGGCCAAAACAGAGTATGCGCAAACCACAGATGAGCTGTTTGAATCCGCCATTGCCGCATTTAACGAAGAACATCAAGACAGTCAAAACCGCAATGATGGCGATGTTGATGCCATAACGGGCGCAGCGGGCGACACCACAATACATCGTGAGTACCGTGCGCCATTATTAGCCCACGCCACCATGGAGCCCATGAACGCAACCGCGATCATAAAAGATGGTCAGCTTGATGTGTGGGTCGGTACACAAATGCCCACCTATGCACTATCTGAAGCCGCTAGAGTGTCAGGTATAGAGGCACAGAACATTCGTATTCACACCACCTATTTAGGCGGAGGCTTCGGCCGGCGTCTGGAGATGGATTTTATTATTTATGCCGTTATGGTCGCCAAACAGCTTGAAGGTAAACCAGTAAAAGTTACCTGGTCGCGAGAAGAAGACATGACCCATGATAGCTACCGACCATTCGCTGTGGCGCGCTTTAAGGGCGTTACCCAGGGTAAGAATATCAGTGCCTTGGATGTTCAAGTATCCTCTCCTTCGGTAATGGAATCGCAAATGGGTCGCCTAGGGGTGTCACTGCCTGGGCCAGACAGCACAATCGTGCAGGCCTTATGGGACCAAGCTTACACGATAGAAAACTACCGCGTGACTGGGTATCGAGTACCAATGGGCATTCCGGTCAGTTCTTGGCGCTCGGTGGGGGCCTCACAAAACGGCTTTTTTAATGAATCCATGATCGACGAATTAGCCATTGAAGCCAACGCCGATCCTATTGAAATGCGCTTGAGCCTAATCACCCATCAACCGACTCGAAACGTGCTTGAAACAGTTGCCAAAATGGCTAACTGGGGACGTGACGTTCCGGAAAATCATGGGTTAGGGGTCGCGCTGGTGACCTCGTTCGGCGTTCCCGTGGCCGAAATCGTTGAAGTGGTCAATACCCCGCGCGGTATCAAAATAGTCAACGTGTACGTTGCTGCAGATGTCGGCATTGCCATTGACTCACGGAATATTGAGGCGCAGTTAATATCAGCTGTTAATTTTGGTTTAGCTGGGGCCATGATGGGCGAAATCACCTTGCTTGACGGTAAAGTCCAGCAAACTAACTTTCACAATTATGACGCTATTCGTATGCACCAAGCCCCTGTTATACATACCAAAATACTTGAAAATGGCGAACGAATTCGTGGTATCGGTGAGCCAGGAACACCGCCGGCTGCCCCAGCCCTTGCTAATGCAATATATGCTGCAACAGGCCTGCGCATGCGTGAAATGCCGTTTAACAAACACATACAATTTGTTTAG
- the tatA gene encoding twin-arginine translocase TatA/TatE family subunit codes for MSLSVWQLVLVALLFILLFGRGRIPALMGDLAQGIKSFKQGISDDDTQGGQSADKSSADTIDKK; via the coding sequence ATGAGCTTAAGCGTATGGCAACTGGTATTGGTGGCTTTGTTATTTATCTTGTTGTTTGGTCGGGGGCGCATCCCTGCCTTAATGGGTGACTTGGCGCAAGGCATTAAGAGCTTTAAGCAAGGGATTAGTGACGATGACACCCAAGGTGGGCAGTCTGCTGACAAAAGCAGCGCTGATACCATAGACAAGAAGTGA
- a CDS encoding (2Fe-2S)-binding protein has translation MQLNVNGTQHDVDVDEDMPLLWVLRDELNITGPKFGCGIAMCGACTVHINGMPARSCSMPVGQVSGLITTIEGLGTPDAMHEVQAAWVEHQVAQCGYCQPGQIMSAAALLQMNPNPDDEAIDRAMSANLCRCGTYPRIRAAIKAAAQTIREKSA, from the coding sequence ATGCAATTAAACGTAAATGGTACTCAGCACGACGTGGATGTAGATGAAGACATGCCACTATTGTGGGTGTTACGTGATGAGCTAAACATCACAGGCCCTAAATTCGGTTGCGGTATTGCAATGTGCGGCGCCTGTACAGTGCATATTAACGGCATGCCTGCGCGTTCATGCTCTATGCCAGTTGGGCAAGTATCTGGCCTGATTACCACCATAGAGGGCCTTGGCACACCAGATGCCATGCATGAAGTACAAGCTGCATGGGTAGAACATCAAGTTGCCCAGTGCGGGTATTGTCAGCCTGGGCAAATTATGTCGGCGGCCGCATTATTGCAAATGAACCCTAACCCTGATGATGAAGCCATTGATCGCGCCATGTCTGCGAATTTATGTCGCTGTGGCACCTATCCGAGAATTCGTGCAGCAATAAAAGCGGCTGCGCAAACCATTCGGGAGAAAAGCGCATGA
- the tatC gene encoding twin-arginine translocase subunit TatC — MSSEANATKAPLLTHLLELRRRLLYCFAFFAVMFGVSYFFAEQIYQFLQQPLLQIFGPDSGRRMIYTGLHEAFFTYLKLAFFSATFCTLPISLIQIWKFIAPGMYQKEQKALSPLFIATPILFVAGAALAFYLVMPLAWEFFISFESLGQGDGINVELEAKMSEYLTLVIRLILAFGLCFELPVLLLVLAKAGVVDALMLKTYRRHAIVLVFFVAALITPPDLISQIVLGVPILLLYELSIVLIQRSESNSKRVPPTQMDPSV, encoded by the coding sequence ATGAGCAGCGAAGCGAACGCCACAAAAGCCCCATTGTTAACCCACTTGCTTGAATTACGTCGGCGTTTATTGTACTGCTTTGCCTTTTTCGCCGTAATGTTTGGTGTTTCTTATTTTTTTGCGGAACAAATCTACCAGTTTTTGCAGCAGCCTTTGTTGCAAATATTTGGCCCTGATAGTGGCCGTCGTATGATTTATACAGGCTTACACGAAGCGTTTTTTACATACCTTAAACTGGCCTTTTTTAGCGCGACGTTTTGTACGCTACCTATTAGCTTGATTCAAATCTGGAAATTTATTGCTCCTGGTATGTATCAGAAAGAACAAAAAGCCTTGTCGCCACTTTTTATTGCGACCCCTATTTTATTTGTGGCTGGGGCGGCGCTCGCTTTCTACTTGGTGATGCCATTAGCGTGGGAGTTTTTCATTAGTTTTGAATCATTGGGCCAAGGGGATGGCATCAATGTTGAGCTTGAAGCAAAAATGAGTGAGTACCTGACCTTAGTGATTCGTTTGATACTCGCGTTTGGTCTATGTTTCGAGCTACCAGTGTTGCTATTAGTACTTGCAAAAGCAGGGGTAGTGGATGCACTTATGCTAAAAACATATCGCAGGCACGCCATAGTGCTCGTTTTTTTCGTGGCTGCACTGATAACCCCACCAGATTTGATTTCTCAAATCGTATTAGGCGTGCCAATTCTGCTGCTATATGAATTATCGATTGTTTTAATTCAGCGCAGCGAATCGAATAGCAAACGTGTACCACCGACCCAAATGGATCCTTCTGTATAA
- a CDS encoding alkaline phosphatase PhoX translates to MLDQDLGPASEEKVEPAFSRRQVLKGGSVAAASTAFMALSSKAQAASLPFTSGYGPLTPAIDKATGLSLLALPEGFEYTSFGWTGQVQADRLPTPTDHDGMGVAAVKGNVIALVRNHECSEGEGFPSSPRGNRGVYNAAQNGGTSTIMFDVLKGEFLSSYNSLGGTIRNCAGGVTPWGTWLSCEETFHSWNGGPQGMNHGYVFEVPGFGISDGQPIREMGRFSHEAAAVDPATGFVYETEDAGSSAFYKFEPAGQWGDLKSGGKLYAMVLNNQSRVDLRGGLVVGTVWDVTWQEVPDPDAMSERCYNQAFDAAIVERGEGCWYDDGKIYFVSTSGGAANLGQVFCFDPRTQTLTIIFESEDAVAQVDGPDNIAISPRGNMLLCEDGGSNPKRLIGLTKSGETFPFAENRIALDEGDLATIDSVYAGTQANFWDSVGESIDGSARRSFTSSEWAGACFYGRWLFVNVQSPGVTFAITGPWENGAL, encoded by the coding sequence ATGTTAGACCAAGACTTAGGACCAGCAAGTGAAGAGAAAGTCGAACCAGCGTTTAGTCGCAGGCAAGTATTAAAAGGTGGCTCAGTAGCAGCTGCCAGCACAGCCTTTATGGCGCTATCTAGTAAAGCGCAGGCAGCTTCATTACCTTTTACAAGCGGCTATGGCCCACTAACGCCAGCTATCGATAAGGCAACAGGCTTAAGCTTGCTTGCGTTACCCGAAGGTTTTGAATACACCTCGTTTGGTTGGACTGGCCAAGTGCAGGCTGACCGTTTACCAACCCCAACTGATCATGATGGTATGGGTGTAGCAGCGGTAAAAGGCAACGTGATCGCTTTGGTGCGTAATCACGAATGTTCAGAGGGCGAAGGATTCCCTTCGTCTCCTCGCGGTAATCGTGGTGTTTACAATGCAGCACAAAATGGCGGTACCTCGACCATTATGTTTGATGTGCTAAAAGGTGAATTTTTATCTTCGTATAACAGCCTAGGCGGAACGATACGCAACTGTGCTGGTGGAGTTACTCCGTGGGGCACTTGGTTGTCATGCGAAGAAACGTTCCATTCATGGAATGGCGGTCCTCAGGGTATGAATCATGGTTATGTATTTGAAGTGCCTGGGTTTGGTATTTCGGATGGCCAACCAATCCGTGAAATGGGGCGTTTCTCCCATGAGGCTGCTGCAGTTGACCCAGCTACTGGGTTTGTTTATGAAACAGAAGATGCTGGATCATCGGCTTTTTATAAGTTTGAACCAGCCGGACAGTGGGGCGATTTGAAATCAGGCGGTAAGCTGTATGCCATGGTACTTAATAACCAGTCTCGGGTTGATTTACGTGGTGGTTTAGTTGTTGGCACAGTGTGGGATGTAACCTGGCAGGAAGTGCCTGACCCAGACGCTATGAGCGAACGTTGTTATAACCAAGCGTTTGACGCTGCCATTGTTGAACGCGGTGAAGGTTGCTGGTATGACGATGGTAAAATCTATTTCGTTTCGACTTCAGGCGGTGCAGCTAATCTAGGGCAAGTATTCTGTTTTGATCCTAGAACACAAACGTTAACGATAATTTTTGAATCTGAAGATGCTGTGGCACAAGTTGATGGTCCAGACAATATAGCTATCAGCCCTCGTGGCAACATGTTGTTATGTGAAGATGGTGGTTCAAACCCTAAACGTCTTATTGGTCTAACTAAATCGGGTGAAACTTTCCCATTTGCTGAAAACCGAATTGCCTTAGATGAAGGTGACTTGGCGACAATTGACTCAGTATATGCCGGTACACAAGCCAACTTCTGGGATAGCGTAGGCGAATCGATTGATGGCAGTGCTCGTCGCAGCTTTACCAGCAGCGAGTGGGCAGGGGCTTGTTTCTATGGCCGTTGGTTGTTCGTCAATGTGCAGTCACCTGGCGTGACGTTTGCGATCACAGGACCATGGGAAAACGGCGCGCTGTAA
- a CDS encoding TonB-dependent receptor, with product MKTKLSTLLVAVIAALTSTAHAQEKNLHKDEADLETLLITASPLSRTVLQSSTPVSILSGEELDQNQAATLGDTLANVPGVHSSYYGPVASSPIIRGLDGPRIKVVQNGLDASDASRVGPDHQVATETSTASQIEVLRGPATLLYGSGAIGGVVNVVDNRLPAQRQEGLTGEMFAQYDNVADAKTVSTDLNMGSGDFVFHVDGYNRKTDDYKIPVPANVNEEGGSGELDNSSVSAHGFNLGGGWITDDTRVALSYGRMDSEYGLPVEDDVYIKLKQDRYQAVVDWKNLDGFFEAVHFQNGFTDYEHTEFEGEEVGTSFKNQSIESRLWADHQAVAGWKGTVGVHYNYIDASSIGEEAFTPPTKTDSIAAFVMEEHETGPLLWQLGARVETLSHDVDNSFYDLLDSSNTLGFNNIDFTSVSGSAGVVWSLNNQHSLALNYAYSQRAPSASEMFSYGPHVGSQTYEIGGDFSIDEQDGIYSVHQADEDLHKEESNNIDLTYRYQNDSWNATVSVFYNEVGDYIFEQSTGLVYAGGELISAENYAANVALNGEYDEEIDGLSVINFEQQDAKLYGFEAQVDMHLSEELRWEIFSDYTRAKLDEGGNVPRIPPLRVGSSLHYERGNWHGEIEVVRNSKQDKIATYETETDGYTMWSAAANYYLPLDALDMTFYLKGSNLTNEEGRVHSSYVKDEVPLPGRSVSLGVRARF from the coding sequence ATGAAAACGAAACTCTCCACGTTATTGGTCGCGGTTATTGCGGCACTTACTTCTACGGCGCATGCCCAAGAAAAAAATTTACACAAAGACGAAGCTGATTTAGAAACCTTATTAATAACGGCTTCACCCTTAAGCAGGACCGTATTGCAATCAAGTACGCCGGTTTCAATTTTAAGCGGCGAAGAACTGGATCAAAACCAAGCGGCAACCTTAGGGGATACCTTGGCAAATGTGCCTGGGGTGCATAGCTCGTACTATGGGCCGGTAGCGAGTAGCCCGATTATTCGCGGACTCGATGGGCCTAGAATTAAAGTGGTGCAAAACGGCTTGGATGCATCTGATGCATCACGAGTGGGGCCTGATCACCAAGTGGCAACTGAAACCTCCACTGCAAGCCAAATTGAAGTACTTCGAGGCCCTGCAACATTACTGTATGGCAGTGGTGCAATCGGCGGTGTGGTGAACGTGGTCGACAATCGATTGCCGGCGCAGCGTCAAGAAGGGTTAACCGGAGAGATGTTTGCTCAATATGACAACGTGGCAGATGCGAAGACTGTGTCTACTGATCTGAATATGGGAAGTGGCGATTTCGTCTTTCACGTGGATGGCTACAACCGAAAAACCGATGATTATAAAATTCCGGTTCCTGCCAACGTGAATGAAGAAGGGGGGAGTGGAGAGCTCGATAATTCGTCAGTTAGTGCCCACGGTTTCAACTTAGGTGGCGGCTGGATAACAGATGATACTCGCGTTGCATTATCCTACGGGCGTATGGATTCTGAATACGGCCTGCCGGTAGAAGACGATGTTTATATCAAATTGAAACAAGACCGCTACCAAGCAGTGGTCGATTGGAAAAACCTTGATGGCTTTTTTGAGGCGGTGCATTTTCAAAACGGTTTTACCGACTATGAACATACTGAGTTCGAAGGCGAGGAAGTCGGTACGAGTTTTAAGAATCAATCCATAGAGTCTCGTCTATGGGCAGACCATCAGGCTGTTGCAGGGTGGAAGGGCACAGTAGGCGTTCATTACAATTACATTGATGCCTCATCCATAGGAGAAGAAGCCTTTACACCGCCGACCAAAACAGATTCCATTGCCGCTTTTGTCATGGAGGAGCATGAAACTGGGCCATTGCTGTGGCAACTAGGCGCTAGGGTTGAAACTTTGTCCCATGATGTCGACAACAGCTTTTACGACCTACTCGATTCGAGTAATACCCTTGGTTTTAATAACATAGACTTTACCTCCGTGTCTGGCTCAGCTGGTGTGGTTTGGAGTTTGAACAATCAACACTCGTTAGCGCTTAATTATGCCTACTCACAGCGTGCGCCATCTGCCTCTGAAATGTTCTCATATGGTCCCCATGTGGGCTCGCAAACATACGAAATTGGGGGCGATTTTAGCATAGACGAACAAGACGGCATTTATTCCGTTCACCAAGCCGATGAAGATCTCCACAAAGAAGAGTCGAATAATATTGACTTGACCTATCGTTACCAAAACGACAGTTGGAATGCCACTGTGAGCGTATTTTACAATGAGGTAGGTGACTATATATTTGAGCAGAGCACTGGGTTGGTGTATGCCGGTGGTGAGCTGATTAGCGCGGAGAATTATGCTGCAAACGTGGCGTTAAATGGTGAATACGATGAAGAAATTGATGGCCTATCTGTGATCAATTTCGAACAACAGGATGCCAAGTTGTATGGTTTTGAAGCGCAGGTCGATATGCACCTTAGTGAAGAACTACGCTGGGAAATTTTCAGTGATTATACCCGAGCTAAGTTGGACGAAGGTGGCAACGTGCCGCGTATACCGCCCTTGCGTGTAGGGAGTTCACTACATTATGAACGGGGGAATTGGCACGGCGAGATTGAAGTCGTGCGCAACAGCAAGCAAGATAAAATAGCAACTTATGAAACCGAGACTGACGGCTACACCATGTGGTCAGCTGCTGCGAATTATTATTTACCGCTGGATGCGCTCGACATGACTTTCTATTTAAAAGGCAGCAACTTAACGAATGAAGAAGGGCGAGTACATTCATCTTATGTGAAAGACGAAGTTCCTCTTCCTGGTCGTTCTGTTAGTTTGGGTGTCAGAGCTAGATTTTAA